The Lates calcarifer isolate ASB-BC8 linkage group LG7_2, TLL_Latcal_v3, whole genome shotgun sequence DNA window CTGTCTATCCTACTGCCTGTAGACCAGCATGTGGTGTGGGAAGATACAGAACCTTGGGAATAGCTCTTGGAGAGCCGCTTCCTTGTTGGCCTCCGCTGGACTTTACTCTCACCCTGCTGGGGTACAGATGGCAACAAGGGCTGCTGGCTCCGGCTTCGAGTGGGCTTATCGAACAGAACCTCCACGCTACCAGAGCTGGCGGTCACATTGCTGGAGCTGCGTTTGAGCTCTCTGCCCCTTTGCAGGCTACTGCAAAAGGGATCCGTCTGCGTCAAGGTTGGGGTGACAGCCTGAATGTGATTCTGACTCTGCCGGGACTGGGTGGAGTGGATGGAATCCTGCGTGAATGCTGAGTTGCTGGAGCTAGTGTTGGCTTGCACAGATAGAGACATAGGAGGAGgcgggggtggtggtggaggaggcggAGATTGCGGGTTGGGAGTTGGAGATGTAATGCAAGCTCTACCGGTAGATGCCTGCCTGATAAAAGCTGATGGGTGGTCTCCCCTTCCTAGCGAGATGGTGTTGAGGTCTGCTCGTGGACCACTTACACTGGgggcagcagagagacaaagagaatcATTAGGACGACGGTGAGGAGACTGACGGACTGCATGCTTTGCCCTCACGTCTGATTTAAACCAGTCCTCTGTGCTGCCACTAGGTTGGCTCCTTGATCGAGGTGGAGGACGGTTAGTCGTACCAGCACCATCTCGGTTTCCACCTGCGACAAATCCCCCGTCACGGCTGATACAGCCCTCTGTCTTATACAGTGACAGGAAGTGCTCTGGGTCCATACCACTGCTCTCTAGCTCGCTTTCCAGGCCGGAAAAGGAGCTCCTCCTCTCAGCAGTTGCTGGCCTGTAATCTATACTGTCATTCGGTCTGTGAGCATGCATGTCGGGGCTTCTCTTGAGTTTGGCAGGAAGTGTGGCTGAATGGTATGACCGTGCATTTTTATTTGCCAGCTGCATGGTGGCCGCGTTAGGGTTTACTAAATTTGGGCTGAGGAATGGGGATGACATGGAGGAAGGCATACATGGGCAGCGAGCAATGGTGTTCCCCCTATTCTTAACCATTTCGACAAGCTGAGGGTTGCTAGTGATAAAGCGCCTGGTGTCCTTTTTCACTGCCCCACCCATGCCTGCACTGTGCAGCTTCCCCCCCTGATGCATCTGGCTGACGGTTAGATAGTTAATCAGCTGCCTGTAGGCCTCGCTGCCTTCCTTCTGGTTCAGCCCCTTAAAAGAGGCCTGCTGTTTAGCATGCAGATCATTGTGGGGCTTCTTGTTTCCAGTACCTGGGGTCTCTTTATGCTTCGACGGCGTTGCTGAGGAGGGGCGGCTCGATTCAGCCCCAGCAGCGGGGGCGTGGATGTTGGGCAGCATTTTCCGAAGGAGGGCGGGGTCTGCGTGAGGGTGGAGGTCTTTTCCCTGAGTGCTCTGGCCAGGGATGCTGTGAGGGATTCCAGGTTTATTATCTTCATAGTTCAGCACCCTGAGTAATGAAGAAGAGGAACTGGAAAGCGGATGCCTTTGCAAATGGTGGTGTTTGGATTCAACTGCGGTGGGGCCAAGCGGTGAGTCAGTCGGGGTGGCACAAGCGCTGCTGTTCGTGCTGCCGCCAGCATCCAGTGATGAGCACAGAGAACCCTGAAGTGAACTGTGGGCTTCTCCTTGCAAACTTGAAATCCTTTTTGCTAGATGGTACTCACACAACCGTGCAACACTCTGCTGTCTAGAAATTGGCCGATGGTCACTTTGTATGTCTGATCCCTGGTCAGACCCCCCTGATCTGGATtttttggctggagacagcaacGATGCTACAACTAGATGTTCATCTTGCTCAGCAGTTGCAGCTCCATTGTCTGTGCCACAGTCCCCCAAGTTGACAACATCTAACATGCGATCAGAGGTAGCAGAAGCAGGGCGGGGAATTCTGTGACTGTTCACACTAAGGCCTTCAGCTACAGAATTTTCAGCCAAAAAAGAATTCTGTCTTCCTTgactctcccctctctcacagAATGACGTGCGCTGCTCCAAGTCAAAACGGCCCCCACTCTCACCCCGATGCCCTTCCCTCGTGCTGAAGGTGTTATACTTCCCACTGGAGTCTGCAGACTTCTTGTGATGCTTGCCTCCGGGCGTGGTGGAGCTTGGCCGCTGCAGAGTGGCCGAGAGGTTAGTCTGGGACCTCACCTCCAAGCTGTCAGGCCCCGATGACGTGGTGTCCAACTGGGGGCTCCGTCTCGGAGGAACTGCCGGAGGCTGAAGGTGCCGTGTCGGACTACGGGGTTTCTTCTGCATTGTTCCTCCCGTGCTGGGCGAGACAGGGAATTCAGTTTTCTCCTCAAGTAAAGGCTGGTATCCTTCCCTTGTGGCAACCAAAAGACGCATGTGGCTCTCGCTGAGCCTGTGAGTAGCAGCCAGTTCAGAGATTTCAGTCATCTCTGAGGAGTTGGTCTCGTTGCCAGAGTCTGAGGATGACTCTGGGCTAAAGCCTCGAGATGTGTAAACACCTAAAATATAGGAGACACAAAGTTAAATATGGGTCATTCAActacagtaaaatgttcatattATACAAATAGTTTCTGTTCTTGTCTCATGAATGTTTTTTGGGAGTGTGCTAACTTAAAAGGGCCAGGAGGtcattaaagaaagaaaaaaaaacctcactaCAAAAGGAGCAAATGGGTAAAGTCCATACATTTTAGTGGTTTAAATTGTATCAAATGGAAATCAAACACCATACACTGGGACACAGGATTTATTTGTTGATGGTGATCAAACGTTACTGTGCTTGAATTAGTATTCAACAGACCTGGATTGTTAttgtggggtggtggtgggggaggccTCTgttcagaaacagacagagccTCCAGTGCCTGCAGAGTATTCATGACTGAACTCTCcaacctcctctctcctcccctgctCCCTTCCCCCTCCCCGTGCGTCGGAATGGCATCGATTAACGACACTGGGATGTTGTCACAGTCCTCTGTGCTTAGCGGCCTTCCCTCGGGCACCGCGTCCTCGTCCGAACTGTCCCGGAAACCTGGCGGTGGAGCTGCGATTGCAAGGTTGAGCGTCTGGAGCAGCGTGTCGTCCTCGTCCTCGTCGACGCCGTCGTCTCCCTCGGGAGGGGGTAGAGACGTCAGGTCGATGATGTCGTCGGTGGAACCGGAGAGTGTGAGGAAGGTGGATTTGCCGGCTGCCGTAGGTAACCCTCCTCGTTGGTTACCGCAGTTTTCATTTCCACCTCCTCTGTCGTCACCCACCGGTGTCCCCCCTGTGGAGTCTTCTTCACAGGAGCCATCGTCATCATCCTCCGCATCGTCCGTCGTGTCACGATAAAACAGATCCCTCAGCAGTGGCTCCTCACCACCTTCCTCGCTTATAATGTTACTATAGACATGTGTCAGGCCACTGAACTGAAACGGCACCCTGTCCTGTTGCCGAAAGTCTGTGCTGTTGTGCAAGTAGGTCGGTCTGTGCTCGGGTACCTCAGGGCTCTCTAACAGTCTCTCATAGCCCAAGCTCTTGGCCTTGTTCAAGGGTGGGTCCCCCccaaaaataaatgacactTTGGCACTCCGAGGTGAGTCTTGAGGTTTGTGTCTGGTGGCAGGTGGAAGAGGAGGCGGCAACGGACTTCTCCGTGCCCCAAGGTCTCTGTCTGGGTTTTGGGGTTCATGGAAGTAAGGAGAGatactgttttctctctgcctgttgtCTGAATACTCCAAGTCCCTGTTGTAGACCTCTCCCTGGCTGGGTGACGGCTCCTCGTTGTCCCCCAAAGACGTGCTGTACGGCCACTCCAGGACACGATCCTGACCTGCAGACAGGAGCAACACAAGGTTTTATtactttacatgttttatattttatgttgatTAAATTTTAAAGGAGCTTCTCTTCACCGGACTTTTGAGTGCTCTACTTGGAGACTTTTGAGGTTTTGAGCTGCACtgcaaaaacataaattttTCAGCCATTCAATCTAGCCTTCAGTCCTTCActtcaaaatgtgtcacagcGAGAGTGTTCAATTTCTCAACTAGTTTTTGCTTGTTGTAGTTTATACTTTCATTGCACTTGTTTCTACAACATTTACTAGACAAGTATTGTAAAACTGTACACAAACTGTatggtacaaacacacattttctcacccAAATGTAAATAATTACTCTCATTTCAAGAACTATGAAATGTGTAtgaaattaatttcatttaaataactaaACAAAAGGTatataattagaaaaaaaaacactgccacATGCAAGACTGCATTTTCTTTGAAGGACtggtgttttcattattttttattaaatttataCTATACTGACCACACACAGTTAACAATTACTCACTAGAGTCATCCCCTCCAGTGCTATTGCAGTGGGCCATGCTGAAGATAGATCTCCTTGAGTCCACTAGGAGGCGATAGTAGCCTGCTGTTAGACAGGCCAGGTTCATTGCATCACTTGACTCCATGATCAGTGTGATgggctgttaaaaaaaaaaaaaaaaaaaaaggacacaaggGGAGGAAGGAATAAAGGAAGAACGAAtagataagaaagaaaaaaggaataaGTAAAAACCAACAGATAAAAAATGGTTTGTGCTACTGCTTTCAGACAGAAACGCACTCACCCTGACATCCAGAACATGCAGCTCCAGCCGGACGTTGGTCTCATCCTCAGTGAGGATCTCGATCCGGTTGACGTGGCTGAAGTCGGCCAGTAGGGCCACTAGGTTGGTGCGGGCATTGATAACATGACTGATGCCATAACGTGGGCCCACTAATAGCATCACTTCTGTCTGCTTCTCCCCTTGCTGCAGAAAGCAGAGTGTATGCATTAAACACTAATTCAAAACCTAATCAGCCGTGTTAAACTTTCATCCTGAAAGGTTTTAGCAGTGACAGAGTTTGACCAAATTCAAGTTTCTTTTCAAACTTTTACAAATCCTTTCCAGGACTAATAGCCTTACCAAAAGTATTGATTTGAACTCCCTCCCTCCGTAGAGTCTGAGTTCACTGAGGTACCTCAGGTAATGCACCTTGGCCTGCAAAGCAGtcagctgcacagagagaagtgaaataCATTAGTAAGCATCTAAAACGAAATCACTTCAACCTGAACAGATGCATTTGTCTTCTAATGTCAGGATGTAAAGCTCTCTCTGAGCAATTCTGATCTGGACCACTGATTTTCCATTATATCCCATCATATCATTTAAATCTGATCAAAATCTGAAGAGCTGCTCCACTGCAGTGCTCTTTATGGCTTgcctgtgtggatgtgtgtctCTCAAGCCACTTAGGGTCAATGGCATTTTTAGAATTCAAATATGAAAGCACCAAAAGTGCATCTTGTTCAAAGTACCAACACTTCCCCTGCCATGAGACATGTATATATCTAAttggcatttttaaaaaaaaaggtttttagtGTTCCTATATTTCAGCACCACATGCTCAGGCAAGGCAATGCATTTGGAATGCAAAAGcacttaaataaaaatgactgcgcagttatgtgtatatgtgtcttaTATCACACTGACTTTATAACCACTTAGAATATTCATCAGACCTTTATGGTACATTATATCTACTGTATGTCCCCCTGATGTTGCAGCTAGATTTAAGAATACACCTAGCCTACAGTATAATCTAGTAATATTTTACCTTACTATCAGTCTCAAAAACAAAAGGCTAATGGGATGTCTGACCTTACTAGCTGAAACCAGACATCgccattaaaaaataattttgtctTTATGAAATTCTTGCTCAGTCTTAACCACAGCCCCTCCACAAAACCGAGCAAGTGGCCTCTTCTGATGAAGGCTGAGTGATAACTTGGAGGCAGTAATGAGAAAGCTGATTTGGAGCATCAACGTTTTGAATTGCATGTCAGTTCGCTGCTGAGGCTTGGCTGTATTTCTCCTTAATGAAAAGACCAGATATCAACTGCCACTGTGAATACAAATGATTAACCGGCGCATTATACTGCTTAGGCTTGGAGGGAAGAGATCAATATCCTTGTAGCCTGactgatattttatagacacatatatacatgtgtatggAGTTCAGGTGTGTTTACCCTCAACTACATTCCTTCATCCACTGCATGAAGCTGTAGTTAGGATGATTAAGTTGGGCATGGAGTGATGCTAATTTGCCTACTGATGAGTGATGTTGCCCAAATGTTGAGCTTCAGTAAATGCTTCACTTCTTAGAGACTGCATACCCTGCAAATAATATTTAGAATTcataagtaaatacattttttcactcttttaaaCACGTTAATTCTTTGGCCATTCTTGTTTGTGTCCTTAAAACTTGTTTACCATCCAAGTCTTTACTggcttgttgttttctttctttcttttttttttcacgcaGCCCCAAACTGATTTGTTCCTACTCAAGATGTAAAGCTTTAAAAGTGGGTCACAAATAtacactgtcattttaaaaaaaggccagatatttcctaaaacagctgggcactgtagttcTCGGAAGTCAGGAGTAATAATATTCAACTAGGATTAATACATATTTGGCGCTCTAGTGAGTAATTATGGCAGCAGTTTGGTGTCTGTGGGATTGACTCTAAATAAACAACAGAGTCCATGCTCATCAAAATAAAGGACAGGActacagcacagagaaataatCTAGAGTATATCAttcattgctggttttggtcttCCCTTGTAATTTGTTGACAGTGATAAAAATCAGCATCAAtaatttttgttgctgtgacatTTGTTGTTGCAGAACAGGCATGTCTTGTGCAATTTGAGAACTGaaggaaatgacaaaatatCTGCTTCCTACATTCATCAAATTCAGCATCTCTGAGACTGATTTCCATAGCGATATTCCAAAATGTCAGCCCATTGCTCATTCATAACCCCCACCAGTGCAGTGTCGTCGGCTTAATATTCACACACTTTTCAATGTACTTCTTTGCCTCACCTGAAAACATttataattcagttttaaaggAATTTGTGTCTAGTGCCCACATTCACTCGCAGCTAACCTCATTTGCATGACAGCTGATAGTAAATCACTAACTAAAGCAGAAGCTGTTGCACAGGttaattttgttttggtgtGCTGCTGATTTGCATGTGTCAAAGTTAACATGGGTGATAAAGAATGAACACACCAGCAGTTATTTCTATTATCAAAACTCTTTCACAAAGGGCTAAGAAGTTCAACTGAAGTTGGGTCACTGGCCCCTGActgagacgtgtgtgtgtgtgtgtgtgtgtgtgtgtgtgtgtgtgtgtgaatatgaatatCTAATTATGCACACAGTTTGAAAATGCATCTTGCTTGTTATTCACATTATCATTCAAGATCTGGCTCGACACAGGGTCTTAGGTTGACAAGGGTGAGAACCTTTACAAGGTTGAGCATGGCAGCGATGCTATTTTAAGGCATTGCATCAGAAAAGGGAGAGACGGTGTGTTTGtgcgcatatgtgtgtgtcacaagtTTATTAACAAGGGCaaggaaagacaaagagagcTGCTTACTTTTTTCCCTGGAGGCACGAGGTTCTGGTTGGTTTTGAGGATGTGTGTCAGAGCCTTCTTgatgtttttctccttcatgCTGGACAGCACGGCAGGAGGTAGGAATAGTGGCAGACCCCACTCCTTTCTGTTGAGAGGAGATTGATTTACGTATATAAAGTCACTGTTGGAAAAAAGTATTTCCATCTGGAGCTGGAATAAACACTTTAGTAGCATATTTTAGTTCCATAATTCCTGTATCATATTCAAACTCCACATGCCATAAATTCTTACTTGTATGTGCAActtttaaataaatctgttgatATGAGTGATTCTTACATGATGCTGAAtgtttgttgatattttttatttgatttgattgtttaaaggtgctacatgtagGTTTTTGCAGGTGCTatatagccaatgttagcattactagctgtttatttcagcagttgttgtgtttactagacaagaggttagaatacgccctcTGGGCggcgctacttcttcatcctctcatgttggacagaggacagactggatgctacagtgactcactatcacaaaatGGTATCACGAGATGGGAggggccagggctagctggttcACATTCTAAATTCCTTAGGAAAAATGTgaagtaaaggaatgaaatcTGAAGCTGAACTGCTAATGCTAGCTATGTAGCAAatgcaaaaacttacatataccACCTTTAACCAGAAAACTTTGGTTTGCCAAATATGTCTCCAGACAAGAAGGGAGACTATGACAATGAATCAATGTATCCCTGACAAAGTTGTGTAAAGCCATCAGGAAAacttttaggaaaaaaaagtcagtctgTCATTTATTATTGAAGGAGCAGCTCCAGTCTGTACAGCAGTTCAACTTTACAGATCATGTTAGCAGTgtcaaaatcacacacattccCAACCACTACGTCCAAACACAAAACTTACTGGATGTATTTAAGAGAGACCTTCTGGCTCTGTCTGGTTGTCATGGTGAGGATGTACATCTGCAGTGCAGCCAATCGCAGCGCGGCATCGTACTTAAGCTCCGGGCCGAACCGTTCCAAGACCACGTCGTTGCAACTCTACAGCAAAGCAGGATGCAAAGTTACATAAGGATCCTAAAGTCAAGTTTTTGGGCTTGTAAAGTGCATTTCATATCCCCACAGAGCAATTTGAGCGGCACTGCATCCCCGCTGAGTTGAAATAAGTTGTTCTCAACCTTTGTGGCTTGAGATTCCTTCAAAGGGATACAATTTCCAGTCCCTGATGAAGGACGGAAGCACAAAATGGTGAACTCTGACAAGAAAAGATGATTAGCTTTCCTTCTCTCAGGCTATTTCACTTGACTAATTATCAAAGAATCCTATGGGGAAGCAATTTATTATATACAGAGACAGGAGTGGGTTTATTTGAGGACTTTATTTGCAAATGAGGATTTGGTCTTGAAAGGATTAATTCTATATAAACCAAACCATCTGGTAGACTGTACCCTTCTCAAAGTTGACAAACAATTTGACACTCGATTTCATTATTCACCTAGTTTAGTTTAGTGAGTTTCAAGACTGGTGGTTTTGCTCACCTGCACATAGAGGTATTCAAACGCCACAGCGTCTCTCCGGAGCAGCTCCACGGGGTCCCTGGGCACAAAGCTGATTCTAAAGAAACACTTCATCTTGTCAGAGCCAGGCCTCTGGGTCACCTGGGAGAACAGAGGCAAAAGACAGCAAGGgagtgaaaaaagagaggagggacagaAGACAAAAGATACGTATAAACACATGCATAGGGTagacagcagaaaaaacatgcCTTGTGTAAAATGATAATATATTAACTACTAAGTAGCTGGCTATTAGTAGGAGTGGCCATAGTGGTACTGCTAGTGGTGGCAGTGATAGGATTAATGTAATAGCTGTAAGATTAACACTGGCACAGTGGAAGAAGtagtagtattagcagtagtagtgTGAGTAAAGCATCAATAATGAGATTACTAGAATTGTAGTAGTGAGTGATAGTCTTGTTAATGTACAAGTAAGACAAGTTAAACTAGTAGTagaataataatgtaatgtgatAGTAGTGATGATTATAACAGAGAGCCTGTGTCACATACAGGGTACATAGACGATGGGGGTATTTATTGGGCTGAGAGCCATGGAGTaggattatgggaaatgtaggattcAGTGACTTTGGAGCTTGACCCACAGGGACTAAAGGTCAGGATATTTAGGCCTGTTGCATGAAAAAATCTTCATTAGTAAATCCCACCAACCATGCAATACTTACTTGTTGGAGTACTTATTACACAGTAGAATATCTTATAAGATTATCATTCttagcagcattttaatgtggtAGCTGGTGGAGAGGGAGCTAACAGTAGGTTAATCCACAGGTGTCCAGTCTTTCTGGCTTATGTCCTCAAACAGATCAACCATCTCTGATTGAGCCCTCGTCACAAGTGTTTAGTTGTAACATTTTTAGATGCTTGAAATGTATAAGCTACCATGTATTTCACAAAAAGtaattattaaagaaaaatccaaaaaataaacagtgtgtggGAGAAATATGTTTTTGCGTCTCTCTTCATCTCGTGACTTATCTTGTGGCTCCTCAGAATTGTTCTGCGACTCCTTCAGGGCGGTGGTCGCACTGGTTTAATGTGGCTTTATGTCATCATCAGGATCATATAATATGAAATGTGAAGAGTTTTATGTTTCTCCCCCATGCACCTGTCAACAAGACTGACAGGGGTCAGGGGTATTACAGTATAGTTTATGTTTTATCAAGAATGGCTCTTAAACATTcatgtgtcattgtgtgtgccACGTGCAGATGCTTCACATCTGAACTGTGTGGTATGAATATTAAAACTGTCCTCCTGTGATCCCGCAACCTCATTAGAATGTAGTGGGCACTGTGGatgaatgtgcgtgtgtgtgcgtgtggtgtttgtgcatttgtgggtgtgtgtagtgtgtgtgtgtgagtgtgggagGGTTAGGTGTAATGTGAGCTGTCGCCCCTGCTGTGCCAGTGCTGATAAATGACACTGGGGTCCAAATGCTGCTTGAATACTGAGcaggaatgtgtgtgcgtgtgcaaggtggtatgtgtgtgtgtgtgtgcgtgtgcgcaaggtggtatgtgtgtgtgtgtgtgtgtcagaaagaaaaggagacaaagaaagtggATAAATAGGAAACACACTCATACCTGAGTAAGCATCTCCTGTTCATGCAGGAGAAGCAGTTTGCTTCCAGAGCCTTCCAACCTCTGCTCCAACATGAGGGAGAAGTGCTCGATGCATTTGATTGACAGCTTCTCTTGCAGGGTCAGGATCACATCCTAaagtttaaaggaaaaaaaaagttctacCGTTGCTATTGCTTGACTattatagaaaaaaacacaggaagtaaTGCTTATTTTTTCCCAGGTTTAAAACTGTTATACCTCCTCATATTGTCACTGAGATATTGACATATAGAGCCATATatcatttcctcctcctttaaAATTTATATAACAAATTATACGAGCCTTAAAATCTTGTTCTGAGTCAACAAAGGTCTCTACATAAGTCTGACCAGAAAATGCTCAAGTTTTAACATAACCCTCAGATGCACAGGTGAATAAAAAATAACCTGGCTGGTCTGATTTTTGTGACAAAAATTTCCAAGTACTCCTCAAAAACATTAATTTCCTATCAAAACTATAGGGATATTTCCCCCTTATTAGTCACTTCTATCAGGTACACACAGTATTTATTTAACTGTAGCAGCAGTTGCTCACTGTTTTACATACAAATTTACATTCAGTACACGTACTGCAAGCATTATGTATGTTTTCTCACCACAGAAAAATCACGAAATTGATAGCTGCAGTAAACAATATTCACATTTTGATCACAATTACGTGCTATTATAATCAAATTACACTTCTTTACACACAGTTTCCTTCTGCATCAGTGCCAACAATGACATGCATCTGAGGGTTAAGAAAGATTAGGAGGACAGAATCAATTTTAGCAATATCAttgatattatttattaaattattaatattagaCTTAGTGGCTTATTAAGGTAATACGGTTTGCAGGAAAGGGAAAGGAAGTGACTATGCTCTCTTGCTTTCTAACCTACATGTTGGGTGCCATATTCAATCACAACTAAATAAGAATCAACAAGTCAAAAAATGAGAATATGCTCTTTACCACCCTGCCTGAATAAATAAGGTGCTCAAACAAATGGAACTCCAAAAGTGATTGAATTTCATGGTCTGTGTGAATGTATCAAGACACACTAATTTGCACTCAAAATGAATTTCTCCCTTTGTAATTATAGATGCTGCAGAGACTGCTAATTTTGTTTGAGTGTGCCTTAAGGGCtggaacacacacgcacgcatgcacacataccTTGATGGAGGTACTGCTGTCGAAGCGAAAAGACTTTGTCTGCCCATTCTCCAGGTAGACCTTCAGGACATTTGGCATGAACAGAAGTGAATTGTCCTTCACTGGGTTCTGCAAAAGAGGAAAATTATCAGTCTTTTCATTCTGCGTGTCTGTGGGCacttaaacagaaaacaggtgaGGTTTAATGCATGAAACAAATTCATAAAAGTGTCATGTCACACATGGAATACATTTGTGTGATTGTCTTATCTATCTGGCACAATGAAGTGTCTGTCATATGTGGAAAGTGGCAACCATCTGGCACTGCCTATATAGGTCAAACAtaagcatgtgtgtatttgtgt harbors:
- the LOC108872976 gene encoding FERM and PDZ domain-containing protein 4 — its product is MDMFGFSKMPKLSGHKNKTSGWPPPGPGSWGGLQGPPYSWDSMNSTREGRDCLTNQVSQSSSLEEVHLDGVPPAPRLVEMRRDPVLGFGFVAGSEKPVVVRSVTPGGPSEGKLLPGDEIIMINDEPVSSAPRERVIDLVRSCKESILLTVVQPYPSPKSAFISAAKKAMLKSNPVKVRFAEEVIINGQVPNPVKDNSLLFMPNVLKVYLENGQTKSFRFDSSTSIKDVILTLQEKLSIKCIEHFSLMLEQRLEGSGSKLLLLHEQEMLTQVTQRPGSDKMKCFFRISFVPRDPVELLRRDAVAFEYLYVQSCNDVVLERFGPELKYDAALRLAALQMYILTMTTRQSQKVSLKYIQKEWGLPLFLPPAVLSSMKEKNIKKALTHILKTNQNLVPPGKKLTALQAKVHYLRYLSELRLYGGREFKSILLQGEKQTEVMLLVGPRYGISHVINARTNLVALLADFSHVNRIEILTEDETNVRLELHVLDVRPITLIMESSDAMNLACLTAGYYRLLVDSRRSIFSMAHCNSTGGDDSSQDRVLEWPYSTSLGDNEEPSPSQGEVYNRDLEYSDNRQRENSISPYFHEPQNPDRDLGARRSPLPPPLPPATRHKPQDSPRSAKVSFIFGGDPPLNKAKSLGYERLLESPEVPEHRPTYLHNSTDFRQQDRVPFQFSGLTHVYSNIISEEGGEEPLLRDLFYRDTTDDAEDDDDGSCEEDSTGGTPVGDDRGGGNENCGNQRGGLPTAAGKSTFLTLSGSTDDIIDLTSLPPPEGDDGVDEDEDDTLLQTLNLAIAAPPPGFRDSSDEDAVPEGRPLSTEDCDNIPVSLIDAIPTHGEGEGSRGGERRLESSVMNTLQALEALSVSEQRPPPPPPHNNNPGVYTSRGFSPESSSDSGNETNSSEMTEISELAATHRLSESHMRLLVATREGYQPLLEEKTEFPVSPSTGGTMQKKPRSPTRHLQPPAVPPRRSPQLDTTSSGPDSLEVRSQTNLSATLQRPSSTTPGGKHHKKSADSSGKYNTFSTREGHRGESGGRFDLEQRTSFCERGESQGRQNSFLAENSVAEGLSVNSHRIPRPASATSDRMLDVVNLGDCGTDNGAATAEQDEHLVVASLLSPAKKSRSGGSDQGSDIQSDHRPISRQQSVARLCEYHLAKRISSLQGEAHSSLQGSLCSSLDAGGSTNSSACATPTDSPLGPTAVESKHHHLQRHPLSSSSSSLLRVLNYEDNKPGIPHSIPGQSTQGKDLHPHADPALLRKMLPNIHAPAAGAESSRPSSATPSKHKETPGTGNKKPHNDLHAKQQASFKGLNQKEGSEAYRQLINYLTVSQMHQGGKLHSAGMGGAVKKDTRRFITSNPQLVEMVKNRGNTIARCPCMPSSMSSPFLSPNLVNPNAATMQLANKNARSYHSATLPAKLKRSPDMHAHRPNDSIDYRPATAERRSSFSGLESELESSGMDPEHFLSLYKTEGCISRDGGFVAGGNRDGAGTTNRPPPRSRSQPSGSTEDWFKSDVRAKHAVRQSPHRRPNDSLCLSAAPSVSGPRADLNTISLGRGDHPSAFIRQASTGRACITSPTPNPQSPPPPPPPPPPPMSLSVQANTSSSNSAFTQDSIHSTQSRQSQNHIQAVTPTLTQTDPFCSSLQRGRELKRSSSNVTASSGSVEVLFDKPTRSRSQQPLLPSVPQQGESKVQRRPTRKRLSKSYSQGSVSSHTTCWSTGSRIDSRRASVAFPLQKDAKHMKGSQKLDTSPWRCNGPFSYCFFKRKSEGEEDDIEWERPRRRRGGNDIDADGAAASAILPCGSAVDAAGEQLYGEVLNNMSFSDRLARINALKDRMYGFPSGFTDVRRDASELIALVRSSVGRCDRGPQMPIQDVSQFKQLLSVESKELGRACRRMAQAHSSPEEMLLAVTCSFQVLCCLCEACMCLVRGLGASASHQQREVVAKVDEVVMNYICLLKAAEAATVGAPGEHSVKALVRHSSTMSAIANALTRSLKTLLSK